In Leguminivora glycinivorella isolate SPB_JAAS2020 chromosome 11, LegGlyc_1.1, whole genome shotgun sequence, a single window of DNA contains:
- the LOC125231260 gene encoding uncharacterized protein LOC125231260 isoform X2 codes for MYTLKGIFPEPKKEQKKNFIRENMKQLKYIQGKSPKESQQGLTSVPPRVSRQPAVALNKVKSSPSSKSGKATLSIGKSIGNSRKKLTDVRLKKGDMAEFLERKERRAKQVKEEETEEEDVKSTDSSGCLKDIGCQTIESNLAQQLTECTKLTMIYPKKEDEEAKLRASGDSGLQNQVTTSKGRKGSDEIESERNRSRLNAILERKDRDNKDPYLPSGYQRGVVPAYLRARRDGGGAGAGAGARARARARRAPSRATSARRGNVALPDQERKETLRMLRNSFAELVSELNKMPVKTDTLRMRNRKMELEKQLAKLEEGIKVFSRPKVFVKIGE; via the exons atgTATACTCTCAAGGGTATATTTCCAGAACCAA AAAAGGAGCAGAAAAAAAACTTCATAAGGGAAAACATGAAACAGCTTAAATATATTCAAGGCAAGTCGCCCAAAGAGTCACAACAGGGTCTGACGAGCGTCCCCCCGCGGGTCTCTAGACAGCCAGCCGTCGCCCTCAACAAGGTAAAGTCCTCGCCCTCCAGCAAGAGTGGTAAAGCTACCCTCTCTATCGGGAAATCCATAGGCAACTCACGGAAGAAACTCACCGATGTTCGGTTAAAGAAAGGTGATATGGCTGAGTTCTTAGAAAGGAAAGAGAGACGTGCCAAGCAAGTTAAGGAAGAAGAGACGGAGGAAGAGGATGTTAAATCTACAGATTCATCTGGATGCTTGAAAGATATAGGCTGTCAGACTATTGAGTCAAATCTAGCACAACAACTAACTGAATGCACTAAACTTACAATGATATACCCTAAAAAAGAGGATGAGGAAGCTAAGTTGAGAGCGAGCGGGGACTCCGGCCTTCAAAATCAAGTGACAACTTCTAAGGGACGTAAGGGAAGTGATGAAATTGAGTCGGAGAGGAATCGCAGTCGGCTAAATGCTATCTTGGAACGGAAAGACAGAGacaataaagatccttatttacCATCAG gctaccagcgcggcgtGGTGCCCGCGTACCTGCGCGCGCGCCGGGACGGCGGcggggcgggcgcgggcgcgggggcgcgggcgcgggcgcgggcgcggcgggcgcCGAGCCGGGCGACGAGTGCCCGCCGGGGCAACGTGGCGCTGCCCGACCAGGAGCGCAAGGAGACGCTGAGGATGCTTAGGAATA GTTTTGCGGAACTAGTAAGCGAACTGAACAAGATGCCCGTGAAGACCGACACGCTGCGCATGCGCAACCGCAAGATGGAGCTCGAGAAGCAACTGGCCAAGCTCGAGGAGGGCATCAAAGTCTTCTCGAGGCCCAAGGTCTTTGTTAAGATCGGCGAATAG
- the LOC125231260 gene encoding uncharacterized protein LOC125231260 isoform X1 has translation MYTLKGIFPEPTELPLSEKEQKKNFIRENMKQLKYIQGKSPKESQQGLTSVPPRVSRQPAVALNKVKSSPSSKSGKATLSIGKSIGNSRKKLTDVRLKKGDMAEFLERKERRAKQVKEEETEEEDVKSTDSSGCLKDIGCQTIESNLAQQLTECTKLTMIYPKKEDEEAKLRASGDSGLQNQVTTSKGRKGSDEIESERNRSRLNAILERKDRDNKDPYLPSGYQRGVVPAYLRARRDGGGAGAGAGARARARARRAPSRATSARRGNVALPDQERKETLRMLRNSFAELVSELNKMPVKTDTLRMRNRKMELEKQLAKLEEGIKVFSRPKVFVKIGE, from the exons atgTATACTCTCAAGGGTATATTTCCAGAACCAA CAGAACTACCACTTTCAGAAAAGGAGCAGAAAAAAAACTTCATAAGGGAAAACATGAAACAGCTTAAATATATTCAAGGCAAGTCGCCCAAAGAGTCACAACAGGGTCTGACGAGCGTCCCCCCGCGGGTCTCTAGACAGCCAGCCGTCGCCCTCAACAAGGTAAAGTCCTCGCCCTCCAGCAAGAGTGGTAAAGCTACCCTCTCTATCGGGAAATCCATAGGCAACTCACGGAAGAAACTCACCGATGTTCGGTTAAAGAAAGGTGATATGGCTGAGTTCTTAGAAAGGAAAGAGAGACGTGCCAAGCAAGTTAAGGAAGAAGAGACGGAGGAAGAGGATGTTAAATCTACAGATTCATCTGGATGCTTGAAAGATATAGGCTGTCAGACTATTGAGTCAAATCTAGCACAACAACTAACTGAATGCACTAAACTTACAATGATATACCCTAAAAAAGAGGATGAGGAAGCTAAGTTGAGAGCGAGCGGGGACTCCGGCCTTCAAAATCAAGTGACAACTTCTAAGGGACGTAAGGGAAGTGATGAAATTGAGTCGGAGAGGAATCGCAGTCGGCTAAATGCTATCTTGGAACGGAAAGACAGAGacaataaagatccttatttacCATCAG gctaccagcgcggcgtGGTGCCCGCGTACCTGCGCGCGCGCCGGGACGGCGGcggggcgggcgcgggcgcgggggcgcgggcgcgggcgcgggcgcggcgggcgcCGAGCCGGGCGACGAGTGCCCGCCGGGGCAACGTGGCGCTGCCCGACCAGGAGCGCAAGGAGACGCTGAGGATGCTTAGGAATA GTTTTGCGGAACTAGTAAGCGAACTGAACAAGATGCCCGTGAAGACCGACACGCTGCGCATGCGCAACCGCAAGATGGAGCTCGAGAAGCAACTGGCCAAGCTCGAGGAGGGCATCAAAGTCTTCTCGAGGCCCAAGGTCTTTGTTAAGATCGGCGAATAG
- the LOC125231062 gene encoding nucleoside diphosphate kinase 6-like, which produces MQKLQLTLAIIKPHAVKNPVALSFIRNVIKNKFVVIKTKRVSLDKEAAGKFYSEHVGKFFYNRLVTFMTSGSVDLHIMGHSNAIELWRRMLGPTSVYKGQYQQPYCLRGMFGISDTRNVAHGSDSPPSAEREIKFFFPEFSFYQWHNGHEMLYRKGPIIFNDHLFEHVRKL; this is translated from the exons ATGCAGAAACTACAACTAACCCTGGCCATAATCAAGCCACACGCTGTGAAGAATCCCGTGGCTCTATCATTCATTAGGAacgttataaaaaataagtttgtagTCATAAAAACTAAACGGGTATCTTTGGATAAAGAAGCTGCTGGTAAATTCTATAGCGAACATGTCGGCAAATTCTTCTACAATAGGCTGGTGACGTTCATGACGAG TGGCAGCGTAGACCTTCATATAATGGGGCACTCCAATGCCATAGAGCTGTGGCGTCGCATGCTGGGCCCCACCAGCGTGTACAAGGGTCAGTACCAGCAGCCCTACTGTCTCCGGGGCATGTTCGGTATCTCCGACACGAGGAATGTTGCTCATGGCTCTG ATTCGCCACCATCAGCAGAGCGAGAGATCAAGTTCTTCTTCCCGGAGTTCTCGTTCTACCAATGGCACAACGGCCACGAGATGCTGTACAGAAAAGGACCCATCATCTTCAACGATCATCTGTTCGAACATGTCAGAAAACTGTAA